The nucleotide window CATTGAAAAAGGAAGCGGGGAGAAACTCGATAAATACCTTCAGCAGGCAGAATATAAATATCAGGCCGGGGTCAATGATCTGGTATATAAACCCGCCCTGTCATTTACTGAATTTCTGAAACTCAGATACCTGAAAGATTTATTCCGTCTCGACCTGTTTAAAACAATGGATCGTTACGTAAAAGAAAATTTCAGAGATCCAAGGATTTATCCTCTGCTTCAGTTTCCGGTAATTTTTCTCGGGGCTACACCAAAACGTACCCCTGCTCTTTACAGCCTGATGAACTACAGTGATTTTGAGCTGGGAACCTGGTACCCCAAAGGTGGAATGTATCAGGTGGTTGAAGCCATGTATCAGCTTGCAGAATCGCTGGGGGTTATCTTTCATTTTAATTCGGAAGTTACTGAAATACAGATAAATAAAAACAGAATTGAAGCAATTGTTATCAATGGTGAAAAATTCATGACAGACTTTCTGATTGCAAGTGCCGACTACCGGTTTGTGGAACAGAAGCTGTTACCCGCACCATACAGGAAGTATTCGGAAAAATATTGGGAAAGCAGGGAAATGTCTCCTTCTTCCCTCATCTTTTATCTGGGCATCAACAAAAAACTCCAACAGTTCAGACACCACACCCTGTTTTTCCATGAATCATTTGAACAGCACGCCAATGCCATCTTTGAACATCCTGAATGGCCTGAAAAACCATTGCTCTACACATCCTGTACTTCCTTGACAGATCCTTCCACCGCTCCCGAAGGCATGGAAAACCTGATGGTGTTAATTCCGGTAGCCTCCGGACTGAAAGATACCGAAGAAACAAGAAACAAATACTATCAGTTGATATTAAATGAACTGGAACGACTGACCGGCCAGAATATCAGGGATCATGTCGTATTTAAAAAAATATATGCACATAACGATTTTGAAAAAGACTACCATGCCTTTAAAGGAAATGCCTACGGGCTTGGAAATACGCTAATGCAGACAGCCTTTCTGAAACCTTCTATCAGAAATAAAAAATTACCCAATTTGTTGTACACAGGGCAACTGACTACCCCGGGGCCGGGTGTTCCCCCAACCATCATTTCGGGGCAGGTGGTCAGCGATTACCTGATTAAAAATCATTTAAAAAGATAAAATCATGAAAGAAATTTACGATAAACTTTCTTACCAGATCAGCAAATCGATTACGCGTGCTTATTCCACCTCTTTTACACTCGGTATCAGGCTATTAGACCCAAAACTCAGAGGTCCTATTTATGCTATCTATGGCTTTGTCAGGCTGGCAGATGAGATTGTTGATAGTTTTCATGATTTCAATAAAGTTGAATTACTTGAAAAATTCACTGCCGATACATGGG belongs to Sphingobacteriales bacterium and includes:
- the crtI gene encoding phytoene desaturase, producing MKQKVSIIGAGFSGLSSASVLAQEGFEVHVFEKHNIPGGRARKFSENGFTFDMGPSWYWMPDVFERFFNRFGKKTEDFYTLERLDPAYRVFYGKDDYLDVPSGRENIIQLFESIEKGSGEKLDKYLQQAEYKYQAGVNDLVYKPALSFTEFLKLRYLKDLFRLDLFKTMDRYVKENFRDPRIYPLLQFPVIFLGATPKRTPALYSLMNYSDFELGTWYPKGGMYQVVEAMYQLAESLGVIFHFNSEVTEIQINKNRIEAIVINGEKFMTDFLIASADYRFVEQKLLPAPYRKYSEKYWESREMSPSSLIFYLGINKKLQQFRHHTLFFHESFEQHANAIFEHPEWPEKPLLYTSCTSLTDPSTAPEGMENLMVLIPVASGLKDTEETRNKYYQLILNELERLTGQNIRDHVVFKKIYAHNDFEKDYHAFKGNAYGLGNTLMQTAFLKPSIRNKKLPNLLYTGQLTTPGPGVPPTIISGQVVSDYLIKNHLKR